The genomic stretch ggaaatgaatgcttttcttgttttttttttgttttttatccgattcatcgattaatcgaacaaataatcgacagattaattgattattaaaataatcattagttgcagccctaTATGTATGTATCTAGCTAGCTAGCTAGCTCTGTTGAAAAAGGAACCTAAGCATTCAGCATTCCTTTCTTTGGTTAAAAGAATAAGGtcgattttttattataaaaatagtcTAGACTAGCATGCAAGTGCAGGGTATACAGTATTTTAGGAAGTAAAATAATCGTATGGGCAATCATGTTTAATTAAGAATCAAAAACCATTATGGCCACAGTACAGCAAGCAGGCTTAGCTCAGCTGTTATATGATGTATTAAAGCAGTTCGCCTGTAATACAGATTTCCTTTTAATTCATCAGTTATCAGCAACAGATTAGTTTTCCCAAATTGAAAGGACATACCTTAGAacaggggtccccaaccttttttAAACCATGGACCGgttttgtttttgaaaaattcTCACGGACCGGCTTAGGGGGTATGGGAAAGATATGATCAAAATTATTAATTACTGTCAATAAATAACTACTCATTTATTActgatttatttaacatttacattaaatCACATTCATGGATTTGCACAGAATAACTTATTAAAACATATAGCCCAAGGAAAACATAACAATGGAAAGTAGGCTAACGCTCATTACTTAATTAACAGCGAAGCGATGTGATGACATGCATTTGCAGttcaatttttttgcatttaatttacattaaatCAAATTCATGCCAAATGAATACAATACCTAACTAAAACATAACTCACATTCAATTAATGAGAGCGTTGGGCTTGTTTCCCTGCTACAATACTGTCCCAACGAGGAGTGATGGGTGACAGTGAGACGCGAAGTGTGTTGCAAACGTCCAGCCTACTCCGTAACTTTGTTTTTGTAGCTGTCAGTGCGGAAAACCCTGTTTCGCAAAGGTATGAACTTGGAAAGGGGAGTAAACATTTAATAGCCATCGTAGCTATTTCTGGAAATTCCGCTTTTGTTTTTATCCAGAAGCCTGCAAGGGAAGATGTCTGAAACATGTTTTTTAGCCCACCATCATTTGCGATTTCAATGAGCTGGTCTTCCTCGTGCACTGACATGGATAGTGATTCGCGGGGCATATCTGCAAACGGATCACGGACCCAGTCCTTTCCGATCCTTGGATCGCTCAAATTTGGAAAGTAGCGCTCAAATTCAACTGACAGCGAAGCGATGTGATGACAGATCAGCTGGGAGAGAGAGGGATGAGGTTCTTTCTTTCCTAAATGTCCAGACAATGTTGGAAACATGTCAAATTTGCCCCTTGGCACTCGCTGTCCCCACAGTTGCAACTTGGCTTTGAATGCAGACACTTTATCTGCCAACTTAAAAACAGTAGTCATTCTCCCCTGAAGAGACAAATTGAGTTCATTCAGCAGGTTGAAGATGTCACACAGGTACGCAAGTTTACCTATCCATTCATCGTCACTAAAGTTTGCTGCCAGTGGTGACTTCTTTTCTGAAAGAAATCTCTGTATGGGCTCTCTTAACTCGAAAACTCTCGCCAAAGATCTCCCCCTTGAAAGCCACCTGActtctgtgtgtaaaaaaaGGCGTCTGTGTTCAGCTTCCATTTCTTCGCAAAGCTGTTCAAAAAGACGGGAGTTCAGGGCACTTGCTTTGATGTagttaattattttaacaaCGTCGTTCAGCACCGAGTGAAGTTCTGGTGACATTTTACGGCTAGCCAGCATTTCCCGATGTATGACACAgtgtccctgctgaaaaaaccagcataccagcaagaccagcatatgttgtgttttggtgctggtttgctagtgaacaccagctaaaccagcatcaaaccagcatcagcaccagcattagcaccagctaaaccagcaccaaaccagcattagcaccagcattagcaccagcatcccatgctggtcataccagcatatgttgtgttttggtgctggtatgctgtgaccactagctaaaccagcatagaccagcataattcccatgctggtccatgctggttttttcagcaggggtgTTGGTTCACATTCAGGGGCAACTTCTTTAACTCGGGTAGTGAGGCCGGACAGCCGGCCGGTCATAGACGCAGCTCCGTCTGTGCATATTCCAACGCAAAATGTCCAGTCAAGTTTCCCTGATATGTAGCCATTTAAAGACTTAAACATCTCTGCCCCGGTTGTGTCAGTTTGCAATGAAAGTACACACAACAAATCCTCGTGTACGTCGTCTTGAAATATATATCTTACATATGTCAcgcccaggggctggctgctatATGTCTaggccacgccccttctcaacttccacctcgaggaggtccccaaagccaacccaatgaccagacgaCAACGGgcacaggtaagtataaaaacaagtttttattgaatttaaataattaaaatgaactTGGGACTTGGggaaggggaaattaaaactaatactCTTGGTTCTGCCCTCCAGGTAGGCTACAGCCAGAAAGAGTATTGAGGAGAAGTGGGGGGGGGGGCAACAGGGGCCAGACACTGTGGGCCAGGAGTGTAGGACGTAGGCTCCTGCCTGGTCTGTTCTACCCGTGGCGCTCTCCTtttcctcctggaggcagaaatgGAAACAAGATGAGTGCTTAGCTGGTGGTATGCTTCTGTGTACCTTGCTCTCCGTGCAGAGTTCTTCCTCTGTATGTGCTCTGGGGGTTACACGAATGTTCCTTTGTCTCACAGGTGTCTCTATTCCTTGCAGGCTGCTGCAGAACACCAGGGGGTCAGACCTACCAACAGCGAAAGACCTCTGTTCGCCTTCACTCGGAGCACCGTCGGGTAAGTATAGATTCCTTTCCTCTTCCTTCTCTCCTTTCTTTCCCTCTCCACAGGCGGCAGCTGGGATACAAGAGGCACAATTATTTGGACTTGGTttgctctcacctctctgctgaacacagcgtacagtaagtacgggtcTCTCACAGTTCCTCTTCGTGTTgctcactctctttctctctctcttcccacAGGCACCAGCTGGGACGCAAGAGGCACAGCTACTTGGATTTGGTTTGCTCTCACCTCTCGGCTGGACGCAGCGTACAGTAAGTAGGAGTTGCACACGTTTCCTTTGCGTGTCGCTCACTCGCTTTCTCTCTTCTCTTTCCACaggcaacagctgggacacaagaggcacagttacttggacttggtttgctctcacctctctgctgggcacagcgtacagtaagtacgggttCCAGACGGTTCCCTTCCGTGGCGCTCACTCGCTTTCTCTCTTCTCTTTCCGCaggcaacagctgggacacaagagGCACGGTTACTTGGACTTGGTttgctctcacctctctgctagacacagcgtacagtaagtacgggttCCACACGGTTCCTTTCCGTGGCACTCATTCGCTTTCTCTCTTCTCCTTCCACaggcaacagctgggacacaagagGCACGGTTACTCGGACTTGGTttgctctcacctctctgctgggcacagcgtacagtaagtacgggttCCACACGGTTCCTTTCCGTGGCGCTCACTCGCTTTCTCTCTTCTCCTTCCACaggcaacagctgggacacaagagGCACGGTTACTTGGACTTAGTttgctctcacctctctgctgggcacagcgtacagtaagtacgggttCCACACGGTTCCTTTCCGTGGCGCTCACTCGCTTTCTCTCTTCTCCTTCCACaggcaacagctgggacacaagagGCACGGTTACTTGGACTTGGTttgctctcacctctctgctgggcacagcgtacagtaagtacgggttCCACACGGTTCCTTTCCGTGGCGCTCACTCGCTTCCGACTCTACACAGCACGTTCCTTGTTCATACAGGCAGATCCTAGTATATATTAAAGTTGATTACACAGGGGGGGGGCGGACTTACGACACTGAGGTCTTCGATGCGTCAGCTGGAGTAAATGGTTCTCGTGGGGCGTCGGGGGCGAAACCCTCTCGACGCGCTCGATGGTTACGGGGAGGGGGAAAACGTCGGACtgtctcaccgggccgagcgctgccctttcctcacCCTCCTTAGGCGTTCGAATACAGGACAGGGGCGCCCTTTCGACGAGACCTCGGGACAGACGGGATTTTCCACTCCTCTCCTCTGCAACGATAAGTATCGCAATGACAATATCCACACGAGTGACTCATAATCGTACTCACACAACTGTACTACTCCAGCTCTTCACCGCCACGCCTAGACCCACTCCAATGTCAAGGACAGGAAACGTTCTGGACACCACACGGTTATTTTCTACCTGGGACGTGCTCACAGCATATGATTAATGGCTGCCCGAGACTGGCAGCCTCTTCGGTTCTCCCTCGACGAGGCGTACGAAGGTGGGGGGTTTTTATCAGACAAgacacagcaatacacagcaatGCACAACACCACGTCAAAAGTGAAAGTTCCACagcacaaagactcacccaccacatTCCAGTGTACACTCAAGATGCCCGCCTTTCTCCACTTCGTCGGGGTCTGTTCGACGATGGTATTGGCAGCCCAGTCAGCGGATACGTCGCCGTGGCTAGCCCCAACCGAATGTCCTTTAGGCTCTCCTACCACGCTAATCTAGGGGTAGGGCCTTCCTCCTTCACTCAGGGGTTAATCGCTTCAAAACAAATAGTCCACACAATGTGTAAGCAACTCAGTATGTTATACTCACGGAGACTATCACTTTTAGCTCCAACTGTCCTTTGTTCTCATTCCCTCGGCGATCGCTTCGGTCACACACACAGGGCGTCTCTCCTCCTAACAAGAGTTACACAGCAATATCATACATCTCCAGGTTCTCCATGCAGAAATACACTCACACTTTCTTTACTTCCTCTTCAGTATTTCGTCTCAGCATCCAATGTGTTCAATCTTGCTTCAACCCTTAAGGTGTCCAAAGTTCACACAATCATGTAAGCtccagcgagagagagagataaacagCCTACGGCCAACTTACTGGACGATACTAACAACAGCACTTCACACTGCACACAACCACCCCAAACTGTGATTTTAGTTGTCCTTAAATACTGTCCTTGTTTAGCGTATCCTCCAATCATCAATCGCTTCTCTTAACAAGACACAGCTGCGCTCGATTTACTGATTTTTCCTCTtacggcgctaccggaagtccGGTATTCCTCTTTCCCGGCCCGGTGGGAAACcttcagggcggaaccaaacttccctaaatttggttccgcccctgaaaagatcgtcaccttgtgacacatAAACAAGTACTATTGCTCAACGTCGGTCGATTCGTCGACCTGTAGTGCATACCACGGTGACTTGTTAATCCTTTCTAACAAATTATTCTCAATGTCATCCGCGATATCATCAATTCTCCGTGTGACTGTGGTAGCTGAAAGAGGAATTTGCCCTATCTTGCTAGCTGCAGATTCACCTAACATCTCACGGCAAATGTCTCTGGCAGCTGGCAAAATCAATTCTTCCCCGATAGTGAAAGGTTTTTTAGCTTTAGCAATACGATCGGCCACCAGGTACGATGCTTTCAGTGCAGCTACATTTGTAGACGTAGTGGCTTTCAGCAGTTGCCCTATTTGTTCAAGCTTTTTTCGTTCAAAGTATTCAAGGGGTTTGTTTTTCAATGCTGGGTGCTTAGTTTCAAGATGTCGAAGCAATTTTGAGGGCTTCATAGACTCATTAGCCAGTTTATCTCCACAAATTATACACATAGGGCTCGGAGCTTGTGAACTGCCCGTTGCAATGAAACCATATTTTAAATACGAGTTGTCATATTTTCGATTAAAGGcaactttctttttttcctttttctcATCAGTAGCAGTCTCTGCTTTTTCATCATCGTTTGGTCTTTTCTTACCTCCTCCACTAAAGAACCCGTCGAGAGATGTTtgttttacactcatttaagttTTCCTACTCTGAACTGTCTTGAAAAGTGGAAACGATCTATTTGAAATCGCGCCGTCTACGTCATTTTTGATGGTCGCTCTTAAAGGGAACACGCATAAGTAAAAATATAATGGCGCAGCCATACAGTAGACATTTTCCAGGAACATTTTCGCGACCCAGCAGCGAATCTTTCACGACCCGGTACTGGgtcgcgacccggtggttggggacctctgccttagaataataatacaaaagagCGGAAATGTATGATCGGGGCTCACGCCTTTAGTTACATTAAGGCTCTGTTTTCGCGGCTCACGCAGTCCGTTCGGCTACCGCAGTCCGTTTGGCTACCGCAACCAGCACTTTATAGAGGTCGTTCAACACCGTTACAAATACAAGAGTAAAcagatgtttaaaatattatttaataaagaaattGAAGAAAATGGGTTTATTGGTTTGGTTAGTGGCGTTAAGTGACCGATTTGTGGCCAGAGAGCCGTGCATCCTTTTTGCGTATCCTGTGCACTTTCGTCATTGGCGGAGCAGTCGGTCAATCCCACTTTCCACTAAATACGACTTGTGATTGGACTGTACGTCAGCAGACAGCAAAGCATTGGCCAAGAGCAGAAGGCCCTCCCTCCATGCTTTTTTAAAGTTGTGAGGTTGCGAAACTTCATTTTCGCTCAGTCTGAGTTTCAGAGTTTCAGAGCAGAGCTGCATGACAACGCTGCCACAAATCACGTGAGTCGCAAGCTCGCAACTTTGTGGGCATATCTCCGCAAAGTGGGCGTTGAAAACTTAGTTCTGAAAAAATAGTCTGCAAAGGAGTGCAAATGTAATGTAATCAGTTTCGCCCTTTCAAACCTCAGTTTTCAGAGtttcaaaactttatttcacCTATTTGCACACCAGTTTTCAGATCACCATTTACAAGGTTTCAAACCTGGAAAACAAACTATACAGTGTGAGAACACTGACAAATTTGAAACTCTGAAAAATTGTTTGCGCAACATCGTAAAAAAGATGTTGCAGTTCCCAAAAAGAAAatctcaaaaacaacataatgtttgtagatatatttttatttttttactttttgtagGCTTGCAAATCTTATTTTTCGATcttgcaaaaaaaattgtacgATTTTGGGTTTTCTGACACTTAGGTTCAACCTTTTAGAGCTTTATTGTCAGTTTTGAATCATGGCAGGATTTAAATCCCATAAAGATTGTGATGGAGATGCTGGAATGTTAGAAGAAACCATGATTGGTGAAATGGGAAGTTGTGTTGAGGTTCCTGGTGAAGAGCTGTCTGAGGTGGTCTTTGGAGCTCCAAAGTTTGTAGCAGATGGTGATTGTGATGAAGAGTGCCCAGGTGACTCTGTCATGAAGATGTTTCTTTGTGGATGGTTATGTGGTATGATGGTTGGTGTGTTCCTTGTTTCTTCCTCCTTTACATATGCAAGAAgtaaaaattaattatttaaggtggaaaacaaacagatttaaaaaatgtagtatgtataaatatatagacggtttcagaagtaacaacataaacaagccgcaCCCCACCCAGGTCAAAttgtaacttccggtaaactccgctaagaataaataacaacaaagtactataaacgtagtttatttatataacaagcaaaacaaacagCACGTACATTACCTAGGACATCAAAACTTTCGACGAGGTACTTGTTCaaaagttcagtttagcaaatagtcagaccattaaaaaccttaaaccggaagtaaagttctcACATGTATCCGATAAAACGGtcgatacaaacaaacaaacattgtaACTTTATctgtacagtaaatacatttacCATTGTTTTATAGATCACTGTTATATTCTATGTAGAACATAGGCTACAGAGTTTTATGCAATAACATAAAAACTGTCATTAAGGCAAGTAAATGCGAGTAGAACATTACTTTATTTtcgagaaaataaaaaaattagctCACCTTAGCTTCCATATTTGAATCGGTTTCACATCTGTGTTTTACATACTGGGACAATCATCCAAGTTCACTTAAAATTGGAACATTGATCTTGTATCCACCAGGGTCACTGCTTCTTCCACtaacttttttctttgctttaacaAACCGGTCTCTCCGATTTTTCCATACTTTTTTGCAAACAATTTCTTCCTTCCCAAAAGTTGTTGCAATCTCCTTCCATGAATTCTGTGCCATTTGGCTATCTTTGTGGTCCCGCATAGAGGAGTCATAAATATGCCCGTAGGCACGTACCAGCT from Paramisgurnus dabryanus chromosome 6, PD_genome_1.1, whole genome shotgun sequence encodes the following:
- the LOC141282364 gene encoding SCAN domain-containing protein 3-like yields the protein MSVKQTSLDGFFSGGGKKRPNDDEKAETATDEKKEKKKVAFNRKYDNSYLKYGFIATGSSQAPSPMCIICGDKLANESMKPSKLLRHLETKHPALKNKPLEYFERKKLEQIGQLLKATTSTNVAALKASYLVADRIAKAKKPFTIGEELILPAARDICREMLGESAASKIGQIPLSATTVTRRIDDIADDIENNLLERINKSPWYALQVDESTDVEQ